The Triticum dicoccoides isolate Atlit2015 ecotype Zavitan chromosome 6A, WEW_v2.0, whole genome shotgun sequence genome has a window encoding:
- the LOC119316340 gene encoding uncharacterized protein LOC119316340, with the protein MDPPGGDFPCIVQALPSVDPNEAASDSPCIVQALAASPSPSPSKALALTPAARDQPPPAFKSSRPPSPRRTRSGRAPEWTAAETLALVAAVAAVDDDGWARSVSAFQKWAIVAENIAFSDAGGAPSRRRGRAAGECKRRWEALVAEYGAVRRWEGRTGGSYWRMSAAARRKAGLPAEFDAEVYGIMDALIRVDEALLGGAGGGGGDEGLVSANGGGGGGGGGGDTAGVGEEEGGDAGVEKEEDSAAEEADDDGSEEEMQVDGGNANASDDLGCEMETHNEPKKSQADAWELANRLNENAQHIHMILSGEADEDGGHHNAPAYAVSPDAMETTRQKADELIKSLGGLVSYLNQFTDLIKENGIEDVVGVN; encoded by the exons ATGGATCCCCCCGGCGGCGACTTCCCGTGCATCGTCCAAGCCCTACCCTCCGTGGATCCGAACGAAGCCGCCTCCGACTCGCCCTGCATCGTCCAGGCCCTAGCGGCGTCCCCCTCGCCGTCCCCTTCCAAAGCCCTGGCCCTCACGCCCGCGGCCAGAgaccagccgccgcccgccttcaAATCCTCCAGGCCCCCGAGCCCCCGCCGCACGCGCTCCGGCCGCGCGCCCGAGTGGACCGCCGCCGAgaccctagcgctcgtcgccgcggtCGCCGCCGTGGACGACGACGGCTGGGCCCGCTCCGTCTCCGCCTTCCAGAAGTGGGCTATCGTCGCGGAGAacatcgccttctccgacgccggtgGGGCGCCCTCGAGGCGCAGGGGGAGGGCGGCCGGCGAGTGCAAGCGGAGGTGGGAGGCGCTCGTGGCCGAGTACGGGGCGGTGCGCCGCTGGGAGGGGCGGACCGGGGGGAGTTACTGGCGCATGAGCGCCGCGGCCAGGAGGAAGGCCGGGCTCCCCGCGGAGTTCGACGCCGAGGTGTATGGCATCATGGACGCGCTGATCCGAGTGGATGAGGCGCTCCTTGGCGGCGCCGGGGGAGGAGGGGGCGACGAAGGCTTGGTCAGTGctaatggtggtggtggtggtggtggtggtggtggtgatactgctggggtgggagaggaagagggtGGCGATGCTGGGGTTGAAAAAGAGGAGGATAGTGCCGCGGAGGAGGCGGATGATGACGGGAGTGAGGAGGAGATGCAGGTGGATGGTGGAAATGCGAATGCTTCTGATGATTTGG GGTGTGAGATGGAGACCCACAACGAACCAAAGAAAAGCCAAGCCGACGCATGGGAGTTAGCCAACAGGCTAAACGAGAACGCGCAGCATATTCATATGATACTAAGTGGAGAGGCTGATGAAGATGGTGGCCACCACAATGCTCCTGCCTATGCCGTCTCACCTGATGCAATGGAGACCACTCGGCAGAAAGCCGACGAGCTGATCAAGTCGCTAGGTGGGCTCGTGAGCTACTTGAACCAGTTCACCGATCTGATCAAGGAAAACGGGATCGAGGACGTCGTCGGTGTGAACTGA